A single genomic interval of Catenulispora sp. GP43 harbors:
- a CDS encoding MarR family winged helix-turn-helix transcriptional regulator, whose product MTATEPRWLDDAEMRAWLAYRRMRLLLSAEINRDLAKEAGLSEADYDVLSNLTASDDRRRLSELAARMQWSKSRLSHHITRMEQRGLVRREEVDGDARGSLVVLTPQGRRTIEQAAPGHVASVRRHLLDRLSAEQIRVLGEIGEEVLGPLEADGAADE is encoded by the coding sequence GTGACCGCGACCGAGCCCCGCTGGCTGGACGACGCCGAGATGCGCGCCTGGCTGGCCTACCGCCGCATGCGCCTGCTGCTCAGCGCCGAGATCAACCGCGACCTGGCGAAGGAGGCGGGCCTGTCGGAAGCCGACTACGACGTCCTGTCGAACCTGACCGCCTCCGACGACCGCCGGCGCCTGAGCGAGCTCGCCGCGCGCATGCAGTGGTCGAAGAGCCGGCTGTCGCACCACATCACGCGCATGGAACAGCGCGGCCTGGTGCGCCGCGAGGAGGTGGACGGCGACGCCCGCGGCTCGCTCGTGGTGCTCACCCCGCAGGGCCGCCGCACCATCGAGCAGGCCGCGCCGGGCCACGTGGCCTCGGTGCGCCGGCACCTGCTCGACCGGCTGAGCGCCGAGCAGATCAGGGTGCTGGGAGAGATCGGCGAGGAGGTGCTGGGCCCGCTGGAGGCGGACGGCGCCGCGGACGAGTGA
- a CDS encoding penicillin-binding transpeptidase domain-containing protein produces MGSRRTLLAIAAVATSLAVVTAGCSGGSKAKPAANGTSAATSEGASPTDTVAAAFLAAWQSGDYTKAGSMTDLPDKAGPRLKSVMESLAPKSIVLKLGSQQNAPSSAGSTSASGSATPGAPSSPATPNPLANAVHYGFSVTDTFDDGLTWSYNSTMSVLPPTGNGPALVHFASSMINPQLSAASNLKAVPPSVPVADRGGAPLSGTAHPSIAGIITKLAIAKPQNGTQASLQIQFVDNNTGNQIPGSNTIQLGAPNATSGLQLASTIDSKIQTAAENALAAYPNSGMVVIKPSTGEILAIATNNKNNVKMAYTATRAPGSTFKTVTATALMLGGMQLSDTADCTATAKVGTETYHNDEGLKDGFTGATLLTAYEKSCNTSFVNATIGHNLPMDSLSKTVHDYYGLNQPWDMGVGSATYCTGGNLQVPPADTHSLLAASAFGQGMITMCPLTMASIAATVATGQFHQPILIPGFQAPAKAQPLPANVDQNLQTMMRGVITDGTATSLAGISPTLGAKTGSAEPNATDPTDSWMIAMDPKNDIAVSALVLNGGFGNSAAGPAIAAMMKAAGLS; encoded by the coding sequence ATGGGTTCACGACGCACGCTCCTGGCGATAGCCGCGGTTGCCACCTCGCTCGCCGTGGTCACCGCGGGGTGCTCCGGCGGCTCCAAGGCCAAGCCGGCGGCGAACGGTACCTCGGCGGCCACCTCCGAAGGCGCCAGCCCGACCGACACGGTCGCGGCCGCGTTCCTGGCGGCGTGGCAGTCCGGCGACTACACGAAGGCCGGGTCCATGACGGACCTGCCGGACAAGGCCGGGCCCCGGCTGAAGTCCGTGATGGAGTCCCTGGCTCCCAAGTCCATCGTGCTCAAGCTGGGTTCGCAGCAGAACGCGCCGAGCAGCGCCGGTTCCACCTCGGCCTCCGGCTCGGCGACCCCGGGCGCCCCGAGCAGCCCGGCCACCCCGAACCCGCTGGCCAACGCGGTCCACTACGGCTTCAGCGTCACCGACACCTTCGACGACGGCCTGACGTGGTCCTACAACTCCACGATGTCGGTGCTGCCGCCGACCGGGAACGGCCCGGCGCTGGTGCACTTCGCCTCCTCGATGATCAACCCGCAGCTGAGCGCGGCCTCGAACCTGAAGGCGGTGCCGCCCTCGGTGCCGGTCGCCGACCGCGGCGGCGCGCCGCTGTCCGGGACGGCCCACCCGAGCATCGCCGGCATCATCACCAAGCTGGCGATCGCCAAGCCGCAGAACGGGACGCAGGCCTCGCTGCAGATCCAGTTCGTCGACAACAACACCGGCAACCAGATCCCCGGATCGAACACGATCCAGCTCGGCGCGCCGAACGCGACCAGCGGGCTGCAGCTGGCCTCGACGATCGACTCGAAGATCCAGACCGCGGCGGAGAACGCGCTCGCGGCGTACCCGAACTCCGGCATGGTGGTGATCAAGCCGTCCACCGGCGAGATCCTGGCCATCGCCACGAACAACAAGAACAACGTGAAGATGGCCTACACGGCCACCCGGGCGCCGGGCTCGACGTTCAAGACGGTCACCGCCACCGCGCTGATGCTCGGCGGCATGCAGCTGTCCGACACGGCCGACTGCACGGCGACGGCCAAGGTGGGCACCGAGACCTACCACAACGACGAGGGCCTGAAGGACGGCTTCACCGGGGCGACCCTGCTCACCGCCTACGAGAAGTCCTGCAACACCTCATTCGTGAACGCGACGATCGGGCACAACCTGCCGATGGACAGCCTGTCCAAGACCGTCCACGACTACTACGGGCTGAACCAGCCCTGGGACATGGGCGTCGGCTCGGCCACCTACTGCACCGGCGGCAACCTGCAGGTGCCGCCCGCCGACACCCACAGCCTGCTCGCCGCCTCGGCCTTCGGCCAGGGCATGATCACGATGTGCCCGCTGACCATGGCCTCGATCGCCGCGACGGTGGCCACCGGCCAGTTCCACCAGCCGATCCTGATCCCCGGCTTCCAGGCCCCGGCCAAGGCTCAGCCGCTGCCGGCGAACGTGGACCAGAACCTGCAGACGATGATGCGCGGCGTCATCACCGACGGCACCGCGACCTCGCTGGCCGGCATCTCGCCGACGCTGGGCGCCAAGACCGGGTCGGCCGAGCCGAACGCCACCGACCCGACCGACTCCTGGATGATCGCCATGGACCCGAAGAACGACATCGCGGTCAGCGCGCTGGTCCTGAACGGCGGGTTCGGCAACAGCGCGGCCGGCCCGGCCATCGCCGCGATGATGAAGGCCGCCGGCCTGAGCTGA
- a CDS encoding YitT family protein: MSPKTMRRLAQLFAGLVLFGASTALMAASDLGLASWDVLHQGLARHTGLPLGRIVIIVGALVLLAWIPLRQRPGFGTASNVVVVGLAADATLGLLPPVHALAPRAALLLGGVVLNGAATGLYVGAGLGPGPRDGLMTGIAARTGASLRRTRTGIELVVLAVGWLLGGTVGVGTMLFAAAIGPLAQFFIARFDLDSPGGHHAPPARHHQHDPSGTGRDRRRRLGARPGPRARRVRGRARRSGGDRPAVPGRTRSSV; encoded by the coding sequence ATGTCACCGAAAACCATGCGCCGGTTGGCCCAGCTGTTCGCCGGGCTGGTGCTGTTCGGTGCCAGCACCGCGCTGATGGCGGCCTCGGACCTGGGCCTGGCCTCCTGGGACGTGCTGCACCAGGGCCTGGCCCGGCACACCGGCCTGCCGCTGGGGCGCATCGTGATCATCGTCGGCGCGCTGGTGCTGCTGGCCTGGATCCCGCTGCGGCAGCGCCCCGGGTTCGGCACCGCGAGCAACGTCGTGGTCGTCGGCCTGGCCGCGGACGCCACCCTGGGGCTGCTGCCGCCGGTCCACGCCCTCGCCCCGCGCGCGGCGCTCCTGCTCGGCGGCGTCGTCCTGAACGGCGCCGCCACCGGTCTCTACGTCGGCGCCGGCCTGGGCCCCGGGCCCCGCGACGGCCTGATGACCGGTATCGCCGCCCGCACCGGCGCCTCGCTGCGCCGGACCCGCACCGGCATCGAACTCGTCGTCCTGGCCGTCGGCTGGCTGCTCGGCGGGACCGTCGGCGTCGGGACAATGCTGTTCGCCGCCGCCATCGGCCCGCTCGCGCAGTTCTTCATCGCCCGCTTCGACCTGGACTCACCGGGAGGACACCATGCCCCGCCTGCTCGTCATCACCAGCACGACCCGTCCGGGACGGGTCGGGACCGCCGTCGCCGACTGGGTGCTCGACCTGGCCCGCGAGCACGGCGGGTTCGAGGTCGCGCTCGCCGATCTGGCGGAGATCGGCCTGCCGTTCCTGGACGAACCCGATCATCCGTCTGA
- the mnmA gene encoding tRNA 2-thiouridine(34) synthase MnmA, which produces MRVLAAMSGGVDSAVAAARVRDAGHEVTGVHLALSRNRQALRDGARGCCTIEDSHDARRAADMLGIPFYIWDMSDRFHEDVIDDFVAEYQAGRTPNPCLRCNEKIKFAAVLDKARALGFDAVATGHYARLLDGPDGPELHRAADPAKDQSYVLGVLDADQLAHSLFPLGDDTKPAVRAEAAERGLYVAKKPDSHDVCFIPDGDTKAYLAKTLGTSSGPIVDSAGRRIGEHDGAWGFTIGQRRGLRIGDPAGDGRPRYVLDISPVTNTVTVGTAEELDVTGLSGIKLRWCGPEFTGRIECHAQLRAHGEGVSATAERTGPDAIEVILHEPVRGLAPGQAAVLYDGTRVIGSATVAQTTR; this is translated from the coding sequence ATGCGTGTCTTGGCGGCGATGTCCGGTGGTGTCGACTCGGCGGTGGCCGCCGCCCGGGTCCGGGACGCGGGTCACGAGGTGACCGGCGTCCATCTGGCGTTGTCCCGCAACCGCCAAGCCCTGCGCGACGGCGCGCGCGGATGCTGCACGATCGAGGACTCGCACGACGCCCGGCGGGCCGCCGACATGCTCGGCATCCCCTTCTACATCTGGGACATGTCCGACCGCTTCCACGAGGACGTGATCGACGACTTCGTCGCCGAGTACCAGGCCGGCCGCACCCCGAACCCGTGCCTGCGCTGCAACGAGAAGATCAAGTTCGCCGCGGTGCTGGACAAGGCGCGGGCCCTGGGCTTCGACGCGGTGGCCACCGGGCACTACGCGCGCCTGCTCGACGGCCCGGACGGCCCCGAGCTGCACCGCGCCGCGGACCCGGCCAAGGACCAGTCCTACGTCCTGGGCGTCCTGGACGCCGACCAGCTGGCGCACTCCCTGTTCCCGCTCGGCGACGACACCAAGCCCGCGGTCCGGGCCGAGGCGGCCGAGCGCGGCCTGTACGTGGCCAAGAAGCCCGACAGCCACGACGTCTGCTTCATCCCCGACGGCGACACCAAGGCCTACCTCGCCAAGACCCTGGGCACCAGCTCCGGTCCGATCGTCGACAGCGCCGGGCGCCGGATCGGCGAGCACGACGGCGCCTGGGGCTTCACCATCGGCCAGCGCCGGGGCTTGCGCATCGGCGATCCGGCCGGCGACGGCCGGCCGCGCTACGTGCTGGACATCTCGCCGGTGACCAACACCGTGACCGTCGGCACCGCCGAGGAGCTGGACGTCACCGGGCTGTCCGGGATCAAGCTGCGCTGGTGCGGTCCGGAGTTCACCGGCCGGATCGAGTGCCACGCGCAGCTGCGCGCACACGGTGAGGGAGTGTCGGCCACCGCTGAGCGCACCGGTCCGGACGCCATCGAAGTAATCCTCCACGAGCCGGTTAGAGGCCTCGCGCCGGGGCAAGCGGCAGTCCTCTACGACGGTACCCGCGTCATCGGGTCCGCCACCGTGGCGCAAACCACGCGCTGA
- a CDS encoding NAD(P)/FAD-dependent oxidoreductase has product MSGAEGTDSMVIVGASLAGAKTAQALREDGWDGPIELVGAEHDLPYERPPLSKGFLQGKEERDKVFVHESGAWYVENQVGLRLGRTAVAIDRERHLVRLDDGAELPYGKLLLATGSSPRRLSIPGGDASNLCYFRTLEDSQRTKEQLIPGSRLTIVGAGWIGLEVAAAAREKDVEVTVLEALEQPLLRVLGPEVGARFADLHRAHDVDLRLGVGVDSFTLQDVDGVEQATRVRLADGTELEADHILVAVGAAPNSALAEAAGLEVSNGVVVDATLRTSDPDIFAAGDVASAWHPFYEEAIRVEHWANALNQPKVAAASMMGVTDLDYDRLPYFFTDQYDLGMEYVGHIPSSGYDQVVFRGDPDSGAYMAFWLAGGRVLAGMNVNVWDVADEVRSLILGRAAVDVGRLQNAAVPLAEVAAA; this is encoded by the coding sequence ATGAGCGGCGCCGAGGGCACGGACAGCATGGTCATCGTCGGCGCGAGCCTGGCGGGCGCGAAAACCGCTCAGGCGCTGCGCGAGGACGGCTGGGACGGGCCGATCGAGCTGGTCGGGGCCGAACACGACCTGCCGTACGAGCGCCCTCCCCTGTCGAAGGGTTTCCTGCAGGGCAAGGAGGAGCGGGACAAGGTCTTCGTCCACGAGTCCGGCGCCTGGTACGTGGAGAACCAGGTGGGCCTGCGCCTGGGCCGCACCGCGGTGGCGATCGACCGCGAGCGGCACCTGGTGCGCCTGGACGACGGCGCCGAACTCCCCTACGGCAAGCTGCTGCTGGCCACCGGTTCCTCCCCGCGCCGGCTGAGCATCCCCGGCGGCGACGCGTCGAACCTGTGCTACTTCCGCACGTTGGAAGACAGCCAGCGCACGAAGGAGCAGCTGATCCCGGGCTCGCGCCTGACGATCGTCGGCGCCGGCTGGATCGGCCTGGAGGTCGCCGCCGCGGCCCGCGAGAAGGACGTCGAGGTGACGGTGCTGGAGGCGCTGGAGCAGCCGCTGCTGCGGGTGCTCGGCCCCGAGGTCGGCGCGCGCTTCGCCGACCTGCACCGCGCGCACGACGTGGACCTGCGCCTGGGCGTCGGCGTGGACTCCTTCACCCTGCAGGATGTGGACGGCGTCGAGCAGGCGACCCGCGTCCGGCTCGCCGACGGCACCGAACTCGAGGCGGACCACATCCTGGTGGCGGTCGGCGCCGCCCCGAACTCCGCTCTGGCCGAGGCGGCCGGCCTGGAGGTCTCGAACGGCGTCGTGGTGGACGCCACCTTGCGCACCTCGGACCCGGACATCTTCGCCGCCGGCGACGTGGCCAGCGCCTGGCACCCCTTCTACGAGGAGGCGATCCGGGTCGAGCACTGGGCCAACGCGCTGAACCAGCCGAAGGTGGCCGCGGCCTCGATGATGGGGGTCACGGACCTGGACTACGACCGCCTGCCGTACTTCTTCACCGACCAGTACGACCTCGGGATGGAGTACGTCGGCCACATCCCGTCCTCGGGCTACGACCAGGTGGTGTTCCGCGGCGACCCGGACTCCGGGGCGTACATGGCGTTCTGGCTGGCCGGCGGCAGGGTGCTGGCCGGGATGAACGTGAACGTCTGGGACGTGGCCGACGAGGTGCGCAGCCTGATCCTGGGGCGGGCCGCGGTGGACGTGGGGCGGCTGCAGAACGCGGCGGTGCCGCTGGCCGAGGTGGCGGCGGCCTGA
- a CDS encoding GDSL-type esterase/lipase family protein, which yields MSEENSSEPVTTARQAGRVIRIALATALLLNTAGVVRAGLGMPSGPTRDLLLGVARPLDGFAGLLDLNRPRSSLDAMLGHPDSVTGDQQTHLEQDADRLQPPVQRPPAPDGAPGSPVAADPEPRLAPVGAEVRRATAADPLRILVTGDSLSDFDGQQLSRLVASEHLPAKVRVQARNGTGLTQPSVFDWSDEAAQDAADFDPDVVVMVLGANDGWPLEGHDVGSNAWNQEYARRVEAVSRDFIAGDPQRRVYWVGPPVPRSAPWIHIFARINDAVRAAVPEVPGLRYVDVADPTSDHGQYTDYLTDPAGHRVLARQHDGIHFSFAGSVFPARIVLTALRGEYTLG from the coding sequence GTGTCCGAGGAGAACAGCTCCGAACCCGTCACCACCGCGCGCCAGGCCGGCCGGGTGATCCGGATCGCCCTGGCCACCGCGCTGCTGCTGAACACCGCCGGCGTGGTCCGGGCCGGGCTCGGCATGCCGTCCGGCCCGACGCGCGACCTCCTGCTGGGGGTCGCGCGCCCGCTGGACGGCTTCGCGGGCCTGCTGGACCTGAACCGCCCGCGCAGCTCGCTGGACGCCATGCTCGGCCATCCCGACAGCGTCACCGGCGACCAGCAGACCCACCTGGAGCAGGACGCGGACCGGCTCCAGCCGCCGGTCCAGCGGCCGCCGGCGCCGGACGGCGCGCCGGGCTCCCCGGTGGCGGCCGATCCCGAGCCGCGGCTGGCCCCGGTCGGCGCCGAGGTGCGCCGCGCCACCGCCGCCGATCCGCTCCGCATCCTGGTCACCGGCGACTCGCTCTCGGACTTCGACGGCCAGCAGCTCTCCCGCCTGGTCGCCTCCGAGCACCTCCCGGCCAAGGTCCGGGTGCAGGCGCGCAACGGCACCGGCCTGACCCAGCCGTCGGTCTTCGACTGGTCGGACGAGGCGGCGCAGGACGCCGCCGACTTCGATCCGGACGTGGTGGTCATGGTCCTCGGCGCGAACGACGGCTGGCCGCTGGAGGGCCACGACGTCGGGTCGAACGCCTGGAACCAGGAGTACGCGCGCCGGGTGGAGGCCGTCAGCCGCGACTTCATCGCCGGCGACCCGCAGCGCCGCGTCTACTGGGTCGGTCCGCCGGTGCCGCGCTCGGCGCCGTGGATCCACATCTTCGCGCGGATCAACGACGCGGTCCGCGCGGCGGTGCCGGAGGTCCCCGGGCTCCGCTATGTGGACGTCGCCGATCCGACCTCCGACCACGGCCAGTACACCGACTACCTCACCGATCCCGCCGGTCACCGGGTCCTCGCGCGGCAGCACGACGGCATCCACTTCAGCTTCGCCGGCTCGGTCTTCCCGGCGCGGATCGTCCTGACCGCGCTGCGCGGGGAATACACGCTGGGCTGA
- a CDS encoding MBOAT family protein produces the protein MQFAIFFAIVLPLSWGLMPRQRLWRPFILAASYYFYAAADWHYVLLLAGSTVVNQLAATIIARRSETKTRDAALITAVTLDLGALGVFKYLDFFSASVNSSLGLSLGLLHWVLPVGVSFYTFQAISYVVDVHRGRTAPAKPLDYAIYASFFPHLVAGPIVRASEFIPQLAGPRDPDRVPAARAFGLIAGGLVKKMVVADMIGTKLVEPVFGTPQAHNGTETLMAVYGYAVQIYCDFSAYTDMAIGLALLLGFRFPDNFDRPYTARSLQDFWRRWHMTLSRWLRDYLYIPLGGNRGGSLKTYRNLMLTMLLGGLWHGAAWTFVIWGGIHGVGLAAERVWTSLAIPVRIPQPVKTAVARVVTFHVVCLAWVFFRAPDLNTAFAVLGRLFAGGPNTGIVTPTIVLLIVTALAVQWLPRGTGARLQKAFVTLPVYAQGISLGALLLVVAAVSGGQGVAPFIYFRF, from the coding sequence GTGCAGTTCGCGATCTTCTTCGCGATCGTCCTGCCGCTGTCCTGGGGTCTGATGCCCCGTCAGCGCCTGTGGCGGCCCTTCATCCTCGCCGCTTCGTACTACTTCTACGCGGCCGCGGACTGGCACTACGTGCTCCTCCTGGCCGGCTCCACCGTGGTCAACCAGCTCGCGGCGACGATCATCGCGCGCCGGTCGGAAACGAAGACCCGCGACGCCGCCCTGATCACCGCGGTCACCCTGGATCTCGGCGCCCTCGGCGTCTTCAAATACCTCGACTTCTTCAGCGCTTCCGTCAACAGTTCCCTGGGACTGTCCCTCGGCCTGCTCCACTGGGTCCTGCCGGTCGGCGTGTCCTTCTACACCTTCCAGGCCATCTCCTACGTCGTCGACGTCCATCGCGGCCGCACCGCGCCGGCCAAGCCGCTCGACTACGCCATCTACGCATCCTTCTTCCCGCACCTCGTGGCCGGCCCGATCGTCCGGGCGTCGGAGTTCATCCCGCAGCTGGCGGGCCCGCGCGACCCCGACCGCGTCCCGGCTGCCAGGGCGTTCGGCCTGATCGCCGGCGGTCTGGTGAAGAAGATGGTCGTGGCCGACATGATCGGCACGAAGCTGGTCGAGCCGGTGTTCGGCACACCCCAGGCACATAACGGCACCGAAACGCTTATGGCGGTTTACGGATACGCCGTCCAGATCTACTGCGACTTCTCCGCCTACACCGACATGGCGATCGGCCTGGCACTCCTTCTGGGATTCCGTTTCCCCGACAACTTCGACCGCCCCTATACCGCGCGCTCCCTCCAGGACTTCTGGCGGCGCTGGCATATGACGCTGTCCCGCTGGCTCCGCGACTACCTCTACATCCCCTTAGGAGGGAACCGCGGCGGGAGCCTTAAGACGTACCGCAACCTGATGCTGACCATGCTCCTGGGCGGGCTGTGGCACGGCGCCGCGTGGACATTCGTCATCTGGGGCGGCATCCACGGCGTTGGCTTGGCAGCGGAACGTGTGTGGACTTCTCTAGCGATTCCCGTGCGGATTCCCCAGCCTGTGAAGACCGCAGTAGCGCGCGTAGTCACCTTCCACGTGGTCTGCCTGGCGTGGGTCTTCTTCCGCGCGCCGGACCTGAACACCGCCTTCGCCGTCCTCGGACGGCTGTTCGCCGGCGGCCCGAACACCGGCATCGTCACGCCGACGATCGTCCTGCTCATCGTCACCGCACTGGCCGTGCAGTGGCTGCCCAGGGGGACCGGCGCGCGCTTGCAGAAGGCGTTCGTCACTCTCCCCGTCTACGCGCAGGGCATCTCGCTCGGGGCGCTGCTGCTGGTGGTCGCCGCCGTCAGCGGCGGACAAGGCGTGGCGCCGTTCATCTACTTCCGGTTCTAG
- a CDS encoding cysteine desulfurase family protein, with amino-acid sequence MAVYLDHAATTPMLPAAVDAMTAQLGVTGNANSLHAAGRAARRVVEESREQIAEALGARPSEVVFTSGGTESDNLAVKGLYWARRDADPRRRRVLAPKIEHHAVLDPLSWLQEHEGAEIDWLPADSLGRVHPETLRAAIERDPDSVALATVMWANNEVGTVQPIRELAGVAHAFGIPVHSDAVQAVGALDVDWSTSGLSAMTFTAHKIGGPIGVGALLLGRKTQAVPVLHGGGQERDVRSGTLDTPAIAGFAAAVVEAVKDREARAETLTALRDELIARVRAEVPDVIVNGDRGPGTGLPGIANMTFPGCEGDSLLMLLDARGVECSTGSACSAGVAQPSHVLLAMGVEGEPARGSLRFSLGHTSTKADVDALAEAIGPVVGRARAAGLS; translated from the coding sequence ATGGCCGTATATCTGGATCACGCCGCGACGACCCCCATGCTCCCGGCCGCCGTCGACGCGATGACGGCACAGCTGGGCGTCACCGGGAACGCCAACTCCCTGCACGCCGCCGGCCGCGCGGCCCGACGAGTGGTGGAGGAATCCCGCGAACAGATCGCCGAGGCGCTCGGCGCCCGGCCCTCGGAGGTGGTGTTCACCTCCGGCGGCACCGAGAGCGACAACCTCGCGGTCAAGGGCCTGTACTGGGCCCGGCGCGACGCCGACCCCCGCCGCCGGCGCGTCCTGGCGCCCAAGATCGAGCACCACGCGGTCCTGGACCCGCTGAGCTGGCTCCAGGAGCACGAGGGCGCCGAGATCGACTGGCTGCCGGCCGACTCCCTGGGCCGGGTGCACCCCGAGACCCTGCGCGCGGCGATCGAGCGCGACCCGGACTCGGTGGCCCTGGCCACCGTGATGTGGGCGAACAACGAGGTGGGCACGGTCCAGCCGATCCGCGAGCTGGCCGGCGTCGCCCACGCGTTCGGCATCCCGGTGCACTCCGACGCGGTGCAGGCGGTCGGCGCCCTGGACGTGGACTGGAGCACCAGCGGACTGTCCGCGATGACCTTCACCGCGCACAAGATCGGCGGACCGATCGGCGTCGGGGCGCTGCTGCTGGGCCGCAAGACCCAGGCGGTCCCGGTGCTGCACGGCGGCGGCCAGGAACGCGACGTCCGTTCCGGCACCCTGGACACCCCGGCCATCGCCGGCTTCGCGGCCGCCGTGGTCGAGGCGGTGAAGGATCGCGAGGCCCGGGCCGAGACGCTGACCGCGCTGCGCGACGAGCTGATCGCGCGGGTCCGCGCCGAGGTCCCGGACGTGATCGTGAACGGCGACCGCGGCCCGGGCACCGGACTGCCGGGCATCGCGAACATGACCTTCCCCGGCTGCGAGGGGGACTCGCTGCTGATGCTGCTGGACGCCCGCGGCGTCGAGTGCTCGACCGGCTCGGCCTGCTCCGCCGGCGTCGCGCAGCCGAGCCACGTGCTGCTGGCGATGGGCGTCGAGGGGGAGCCGGCGCGCGGGTCGCTGAGGTTCTCGCTGGGGCACACGTCGACGAAGGCTGATGTGGACGCGTTGGCGGAGGCGATCGGTCCGGTCGTGGGCCGGGCGCGGGCGGCGGGGCTGAGTTAA
- a CDS encoding methionine synthase, translating to MHRPPRATGIGSLPGTDSGAAHRLVFDELPDLPHLPELPARGVGADMIGRGTALLVELYAEVQPSGWRLTERPGRDARRADSFLRQDLDFLEEQAQEFTQTLKVQAVGPWTLASTLELRHGDRMLADLGAVRDLAESLTEGLKLHIAELKKRAPQAGALMVQLDEPALPGVLNGTVPTASGFGRLRAVEEPVARELLAGVFQAVHDAGAETAVHCCAPGVPVDLLRKAGADFISFDATGIDVQTAHDEQLGEAIEAGTGLMLGVVPATDPARAPGVNQLLDKVLSLTRLGFSPAQLAEAVTITPTCGLAGATPPWARQALILAHRTADALADKAS from the coding sequence ATGCACCGACCCCCACGCGCCACCGGCATCGGCTCCCTGCCCGGCACCGACTCCGGCGCGGCCCACCGCCTGGTCTTCGACGAACTTCCGGACCTGCCGCACCTGCCCGAACTCCCCGCACGCGGCGTCGGCGCGGACATGATCGGCCGCGGCACCGCGCTGTTGGTCGAGCTCTACGCCGAGGTGCAGCCGAGCGGCTGGCGGCTGACCGAGCGGCCCGGGCGCGACGCCCGGCGCGCCGACTCCTTCCTGCGCCAGGATCTGGACTTCCTGGAGGAACAGGCGCAGGAGTTCACCCAGACCCTGAAGGTGCAGGCCGTTGGCCCCTGGACGCTGGCCTCGACCCTGGAACTGCGGCACGGCGACCGGATGCTGGCCGACCTCGGCGCCGTGCGCGACCTCGCCGAGTCGCTGACCGAGGGCCTGAAGCTGCACATCGCGGAGCTGAAGAAGCGCGCCCCGCAGGCCGGCGCGCTGATGGTGCAGCTCGACGAGCCGGCGCTGCCGGGCGTCCTGAACGGCACCGTGCCCACCGCCAGCGGCTTCGGCCGGCTGCGCGCGGTCGAGGAGCCGGTGGCCCGCGAGTTGCTCGCCGGCGTGTTTCAGGCCGTGCACGACGCCGGCGCCGAGACCGCCGTGCACTGCTGCGCCCCCGGCGTCCCCGTCGACCTGCTGCGCAAGGCCGGCGCCGACTTCATCTCCTTCGACGCGACCGGCATCGACGTCCAGACGGCGCACGACGAACAGCTCGGCGAGGCGATCGAGGCCGGCACCGGCCTGATGCTCGGCGTGGTGCCGGCCACCGACCCGGCCCGCGCGCCCGGCGTCAACCAGCTGCTGGACAAGGTGCTTTCCCTGACCCGGCTCGGGTTCTCGCCCGCGCAGCTGGCCGAGGCCGTGACGATCACCCCGACCTGCGGACTGGCCGGGGCCACCCCGCCATGGGCCCGCCAGGCGCTGATCCTCGCGCACCGCACGGCCGACGCGTTGGCGGACAAAGCCTCCTGA